From a single Bacillus pseudomycoides DSM 12442 genomic region:
- a CDS encoding ABC transporter ATP-binding protein — MFNINTIIKTINLTKIYGKQKSVDNVNINVNQGEIYGFIGRNGAGKTTTIRMLLGLIKPTSGKIEIFGEDFFQHQKEILRRIGSIVEVPGFYENLTAKENLLINAKIIGVHKKNAIEEALEIVGLEHETKKLVGKYSLGMKQRLGIARTLLHYPELLILDEPTNGLDPIGIKEMRKLIKSLAQERNITILISSHILAEVEQLVDRMGIIHEGKLLEETSLDALRRTNRKYLEFQVNNDNKAAMLLEKQFHIFDYEVHDEGNIRVYSHFGQQGQINRTFVRNDIEVLKIMMSEDKLEDYFTKLVGGGTIG, encoded by the coding sequence GTGTTCAACATAAATACAATCATAAAAACAATAAACTTAACTAAAATTTATGGCAAGCAAAAATCAGTAGATAATGTAAATATAAATGTAAATCAAGGAGAGATTTACGGCTTCATTGGCCGGAACGGTGCAGGTAAAACAACAACAATTCGAATGCTGCTCGGTCTTATAAAACCTACAAGTGGAAAAATCGAAATATTCGGGGAAGATTTTTTTCAACACCAAAAAGAAATTTTAAGGAGAATCGGTTCTATCGTTGAGGTTCCGGGGTTCTATGAAAACTTAACTGCAAAAGAGAACCTATTAATTAATGCAAAAATAATCGGTGTTCATAAAAAGAATGCGATTGAAGAGGCATTAGAAATTGTAGGGCTAGAGCATGAAACGAAAAAGCTAGTGGGAAAATATTCATTAGGAATGAAACAGCGACTAGGGATAGCGAGAACTCTACTCCATTATCCAGAATTATTAATATTAGATGAACCGACAAATGGCTTAGATCCAATTGGTATTAAAGAAATGCGAAAGCTTATTAAATCTTTGGCACAAGAAAGAAATATAACGATATTAATTTCTAGCCATATTTTAGCCGAAGTCGAACAACTAGTAGATCGTATGGGGATTATTCATGAAGGGAAGTTATTAGAAGAGACTTCTCTTGATGCACTTCGAAGAACAAACCGTAAATACTTAGAATTTCAAGTCAATAATGATAATAAAGCTGCGATGCTTTTAGAAAAACAATTTCATATTTTTGATTACGAAGTACATGATGAAGGGAATATTCGCGTTTATTCTCATTTCGGTCAACAAGGACAGATTAACAGAACATTCGTTCGAAATGATATCGAAGTATTAAAAATTATGATGAGCGAAGACAAATTAGAGGATTATTTCACCAAATTGGTTGGAGGTGGGACAATTGGTTAA
- a CDS encoding response regulator transcription factor has translation MGHETILVVDDEKEIRDLITIYLKNEGYKVLQAEDGAEGLYILEKNEVHLVVLDIMMPKIDGIHMCMKIREAKEMPIIMLSAKTQDMDKILGLTTGADDYVTKPFNPLELMARIKSQLRRYMKMNGFVVQNENEIEIGNMKINVSTHKVVVENEEVKLTPREFSILELLARNPEMVFSAEQIYEKVWNERSFQSDNTVMVHIRKIREKTEENPRKPIYIKTVWGVGYKIEKDN, from the coding sequence GTGGGACACGAAACAATACTTGTTGTAGATGATGAAAAAGAAATTCGGGATTTAATTACGATTTATTTAAAGAATGAAGGATATAAGGTGCTACAGGCAGAGGATGGAGCAGAGGGTTTATATATATTAGAGAAAAATGAAGTGCATTTAGTTGTATTGGATATTATGATGCCGAAAATTGATGGTATCCATATGTGTATGAAAATAAGAGAAGCGAAAGAGATGCCAATTATTATGTTGTCTGCGAAAACGCAAGATATGGATAAAATTTTAGGGCTAACAACAGGAGCGGACGATTATGTAACGAAACCTTTCAATCCGTTAGAACTGATGGCGAGAATAAAATCGCAGCTTCGTCGATATATGAAAATGAATGGATTTGTTGTCCAAAATGAAAATGAAATTGAAATCGGGAATATGAAAATAAACGTCTCAACCCACAAAGTTGTTGTAGAAAATGAAGAAGTGAAACTAACTCCGAGGGAATTTTCGATTTTGGAGTTATTAGCTCGTAATCCAGAGATGGTCTTTAGTGCAGAACAAATTTATGAAAAGGTTTGGAATGAACGATCTTTCCAATCTGATAATACTGTCATGGTGCATATTCGAAAAATACGTGAGAAGACAGAAGAGAATCCGAGAAAGCCAATATATATAAAAACAGTATGGGGAGTGGGATATAAGATTGAGAAAGATAATTAA
- a CDS encoding ABC transporter permease produces MVNLLYTELLKLKRSNMFLISIIGAAVAPFMVVVLSYIHMHTKHPNPIIVFSQLFSEVNLYTTVVLGVPLYGVVIAYLFSREYTEDTLKNLLTIPVSRINFIISKFILLFFWIVMLTLVAWGLTLLLGLLGNFSGFSSSLLFQSLIQFLMCGGFLFILSTPIVLLTLIMKTYVPPIVLTIIITLINLMSINSEHKDLFPWAATLDIANNTLQPTYPPEYSYIAITATSIIGFIATVFYFKKVDIH; encoded by the coding sequence TTGGTTAATCTACTATATACGGAACTATTAAAATTGAAACGTTCTAACATGTTCTTAATTAGTATTATTGGAGCGGCGGTAGCACCTTTTATGGTAGTTGTATTATCTTATATACACATGCACACAAAACATCCTAATCCGATTATTGTATTTTCTCAACTGTTCTCTGAAGTAAATCTATATACTACTGTAGTACTAGGAGTCCCCCTATATGGAGTTGTTATCGCTTATTTGTTTAGCCGTGAATATACAGAAGATACTTTAAAGAACCTATTAACCATCCCTGTATCACGTATTAACTTTATTATAAGTAAATTTATTCTCCTATTCTTTTGGATTGTGATGTTAACTCTAGTTGCTTGGGGATTAACATTATTACTAGGGCTCTTAGGAAACTTTTCTGGATTCAGTAGCTCATTGCTTTTCCAATCTCTTATACAGTTTCTGATGTGCGGTGGATTTCTCTTTATTTTATCGACTCCTATTGTACTGCTAACTCTTATAATGAAAACTTACGTTCCCCCTATTGTATTAACGATCATTATAACGCTGATAAATCTTATGTCTATAAACTCAGAACATAAAGATCTATTCCCTTGGGCAGCTACACTTGATATAGCAAACAATACATTACAACCGACATATCCTCCAGAATATTCCTATATCGCGATCACTGCTACATCCATTATCGGTTTTATTGCAACAGTATTCTATTTTAAAAAAGTCGATATTCATTAA
- a CDS encoding serine hydrolase domain-containing protein — protein sequence MNKKQRKLYHYLSISFLILIFLIPLAHISFAESEQTNEQRIQQIDQFIKEQQELSQIPGISVVIVEKGKTVYQKGFGYADLKTKKPVNEDTLFELASTSKAFTGLAILQLEKEGLLKQADDITKFLPWLQLTYNDKPVKINLNHLLYHTSGIPSTTISSIPISSANDALETTIKTLKQTKLNHKPGSSFEYATINYDILGLVIEKVTKKPYEVYIKQNILDQIGMKNSLVGYLQGHPNEMATGYKLRFMRPYPYEQPIYRGNTPAGYIISNTNDLAKWMNLQLGIEINNSIHTQLISDSHIPDKTVQPIKNNDYYASGWIVRQEDTKSILHSGENPNFSSFIIMQPNKQTGVAVLSNMKSAVTTSIGQGVIDLWNGKNISDTKQIDSFQKIDKVATIIFIVTACLSILFIILTIRLIRRLLQKRRNWTLLNKKKFILFLINICVVAGGLLFFLKLPKILLGAPWSFITVWAPVTVTLTMYSFITVIILYSIYTTLKFFTKKEMNRFIS from the coding sequence ATGAATAAAAAGCAAAGAAAACTTTACCATTACCTGTCTATTAGTTTTTTAATACTAATCTTCCTTATCCCATTAGCACACATTAGCTTTGCTGAAAGTGAACAAACTAACGAACAACGTATACAACAAATTGATCAATTTATTAAAGAGCAACAAGAACTGAGTCAAATACCAGGAATATCGGTAGTGATTGTTGAAAAAGGAAAAACTGTTTATCAAAAAGGATTTGGGTATGCAGATTTAAAAACAAAAAAGCCTGTGAATGAGGATACCTTATTCGAGTTAGCTTCAACAAGTAAAGCCTTTACAGGTTTAGCTATTTTGCAACTAGAAAAAGAAGGCCTACTAAAGCAGGCAGATGATATCACAAAGTTTTTACCATGGTTACAATTAACTTATAATGATAAGCCAGTAAAAATCAATTTAAATCATCTGCTCTATCATACTAGCGGGATACCTTCTACCACGATTAGCTCTATTCCTATAAGTTCAGCCAATGATGCACTGGAAACAACAATCAAAACTCTAAAACAAACAAAATTAAATCATAAGCCTGGAAGTTCTTTTGAATACGCAACTATTAATTACGATATTTTAGGACTTGTAATTGAAAAAGTAACAAAGAAGCCATATGAAGTTTATATAAAGCAGAACATCCTAGATCAAATTGGAATGAAAAATTCATTAGTAGGTTACTTACAAGGACACCCTAACGAGATGGCTACCGGATATAAATTAAGATTTATGAGACCATATCCATATGAACAACCTATCTATCGCGGTAATACACCTGCAGGTTATATTATTAGTAATACAAATGATTTAGCAAAATGGATGAATCTCCAGTTAGGAATTGAAATAAACAATTCTATTCATACACAACTCATTTCAGATTCACACATACCGGATAAAACAGTGCAACCAATTAAAAATAATGATTATTATGCTAGCGGCTGGATTGTTAGACAAGAAGACACAAAGTCCATACTTCATTCGGGGGAAAATCCGAATTTTTCATCCTTTATTATTATGCAACCGAATAAACAAACAGGTGTAGCAGTGTTATCTAATATGAAAAGTGCAGTTACAACATCAATTGGTCAAGGAGTTATAGATCTCTGGAATGGAAAAAACATTTCTGATACAAAACAAATAGATAGCTTTCAAAAAATAGATAAAGTAGCAACCATAATATTCATTGTGACAGCGTGCTTAAGTATATTATTTATAATTTTAACCATAAGACTTATAAGAAGGTTATTACAAAAACGCCGAAATTGGACTTTATTAAACAAAAAGAAATTCATATTATTTCTCATAAATATATGTGTCGTTGCAGGGGGACTACTATTCTTTTTAAAACTCCCCAAAATACTACTTGGAGCACCTTGGTCGTTTATTACAGTATGGGCTCCCGTTACAGTTACACTAACAATGTATAGCTTTATAACAGTTATAATTTTATATTCTATCTATACAACTTTAAAGTTTTTTACTAAAAAAGAAATGAATAGATTTATTTCTTAA
- a CDS encoding ASCH domain-containing protein, translated as MNQLAQKYWDEYWKESEKPQSVSAWQFGASPDYLAQLVIDGVKTATCSGHIFYELDNEPLPTTNDYSIILNSQDEPVAIIKTIEVTVTPMNEVPEEFAIAEGEGDRTYDYWRKAHIKFFTEELHKFGREFSEDMLLVCERFKLIDIKR; from the coding sequence ATGAACCAATTAGCACAAAAGTATTGGGATGAGTATTGGAAGGAAAGTGAAAAACCTCAATCTGTCAGTGCATGGCAGTTCGGAGCATCTCCTGACTATCTTGCTCAATTAGTAATTGATGGCGTGAAAACAGCAACATGCTCTGGTCATATCTTCTATGAACTAGACAATGAGCCGCTTCCTACGACAAATGATTATAGCATTATCTTAAATAGCCAGGATGAGCCTGTAGCCATTATTAAAACAATAGAAGTAACTGTAACACCAATGAATGAAGTTCCCGAAGAATTTGCCATTGCAGAAGGCGAAGGTGATCGAACTTATGACTACTGGAGAAAAGCACATATAAAATTTTTCACAGAAGAGTTACACAAATTTGGACGTGAATTTTCTGAAGACATGTTACTCGTTTGTGAGCGCTTTAAACTCATTGATATCAAAAGATAA
- the bacA gene encoding undecaprenyl-diphosphate phosphatase — protein MSDTIIAFILGIVEGLAEFLPISSTGHLILVGHLLGFEGERAKTFEIVIQLGAILAIAVLYHKRLVSLCNIKPLLQKEKKFNALHVFLGVFPAVVAGLLLHDVIKTYLFQPYTVVIGLVAGAILMIFAEVKKPEATSYSLDDLTYRQALTIGLFQCLAVYPGFSRAGSTMSGGLLAKVNYNAASEFSFLIALPVMVGATGLDLLKSWEHLSIDDIPMFAVGFITSFVVAMLAVVTFLKLLAKIGLKPFAYYRILLAIVFTLFVLL, from the coding sequence ATGAGCGATACAATTATTGCCTTCATACTCGGTATTGTAGAAGGACTAGCAGAATTCCTACCTATTTCTTCTACTGGGCATCTTATACTAGTAGGACACTTATTAGGTTTTGAAGGAGAAAGAGCAAAAACATTTGAGATTGTCATACAATTAGGAGCAATTTTAGCTATTGCTGTTTTATATCACAAACGCCTTGTTTCCTTATGTAACATTAAGCCTCTCTTGCAGAAAGAGAAAAAATTCAATGCACTACATGTTTTCCTAGGTGTATTCCCAGCTGTAGTTGCTGGCTTACTATTACATGATGTAATCAAAACATACTTATTTCAGCCATATACTGTCGTTATCGGACTTGTAGCAGGAGCTATTCTTATGATTTTTGCAGAAGTTAAAAAACCTGAAGCTACCTCTTATTCATTAGATGATTTAACATATCGTCAAGCATTAACAATTGGATTATTTCAATGTTTAGCGGTATATCCTGGTTTTTCAAGAGCTGGATCCACAATGTCTGGAGGATTGTTAGCAAAAGTAAATTATAACGCTGCATCAGAATTTTCTTTTCTTATCGCTCTTCCTGTCATGGTTGGTGCAACAGGTCTAGACTTATTAAAAAGTTGGGAACATTTAAGTATAGATGATATTCCAATGTTTGCAGTAGGATTTATTACTTCTTTTGTAGTAGCAATGTTGGCAGTAGTAACTTTTTTAAAGTTACTAGCAAAAATCGGTTTAAAGCCATTTGCCTATTACCGCATTTTGTTAGCCATTGTGTTCACTCTCTTCGTATTGCTCTAA
- the gcvPB gene encoding aminomethyl-transferring glycine dehydrogenase subunit GcvPB, with amino-acid sequence MKKIKRDSKVRDFHQAKWNEPIIFELHQRGERGVEVPTADQTIVQEVGDGVSKIPHSMYRKERARLPEIGQARVLRHYVRLSQETLGSDFNVEIGQGTCTMKYIPKINELLVRNPKIMELHPLQDESTVQGMLEIIYKLDLCMREISGMDHFSFQPSGGTQALFAMASIVRKYHESRGEGEKRNEIITTIFSHPSQAATAAVKGFKIITLHPDKDGFPDLEKLKAVVSERTAGFVVANPEDTGIFNSKIKEFTRVVHEAGGICYYDQANANGLLGVTRAKEAGFDMCFFNLHKTFAAPHMCGGPATGALGVSKELKEYLPGPIVECDEGKYYLNNDLKHSIGKVRAFHGVAQTILRSYAWIRALGPEGLKEVAKTAVLNNNYMYHKVQKIRGASAPYVKGQRLEQVRYSWEEMKNATGITTEDVQRRMTDFGLHYWTSHHPYIVPQPFTLEPTESYSKTDLDEYIAALEQISKEAYENPKVIQNAPQNSTIHKLDEQDFLDNPKKWCITWRAYQKKVQLLELI; translated from the coding sequence ATGAAGAAAATTAAAAGGGATAGTAAAGTTCGTGACTTTCATCAAGCAAAATGGAATGAACCAATTATTTTTGAACTTCATCAGCGAGGAGAAAGAGGAGTAGAAGTTCCGACAGCGGATCAAACGATTGTGCAGGAAGTTGGAGATGGAGTTTCAAAGATTCCTCATTCTATGTATAGAAAAGAAAGAGCGAGGCTTCCAGAAATCGGTCAGGCGCGTGTGTTAAGGCATTATGTGAGACTTTCACAAGAGACGTTAGGATCCGATTTTAACGTTGAAATTGGGCAAGGGACTTGTACGATGAAATATATCCCAAAAATTAATGAATTATTAGTACGAAATCCTAAAATAATGGAACTGCATCCTCTTCAAGATGAAAGTACGGTCCAAGGAATGCTAGAGATTATATATAAATTGGATCTTTGTATGAGAGAAATATCTGGTATGGATCATTTTTCATTTCAGCCAAGTGGTGGTACGCAAGCATTATTTGCTATGGCTTCTATTGTAAGAAAATATCATGAATCTCGCGGAGAAGGAGAAAAACGGAACGAAATTATTACAACCATTTTTTCTCATCCTTCACAAGCGGCTACAGCAGCTGTTAAAGGCTTTAAAATCATTACGCTTCATCCCGATAAAGATGGATTTCCTGATCTTGAAAAGTTAAAAGCTGTTGTTTCAGAAAGAACAGCAGGATTTGTTGTAGCGAATCCTGAAGATACAGGGATTTTTAATTCGAAGATTAAAGAGTTTACGAGGGTTGTTCATGAAGCTGGTGGGATTTGTTACTACGATCAAGCAAATGCAAATGGCCTTCTTGGGGTTACTCGGGCGAAAGAAGCAGGATTTGATATGTGTTTCTTTAATCTTCACAAAACATTTGCAGCTCCGCATATGTGTGGCGGACCAGCAACAGGTGCACTTGGAGTGAGCAAAGAGCTAAAAGAATATTTACCTGGACCAATTGTGGAATGCGATGAAGGAAAATATTATTTAAACAATGATCTGAAACATTCCATTGGAAAAGTGCGCGCTTTTCATGGGGTAGCACAAACAATTCTCAGGTCTTATGCATGGATTCGTGCCCTTGGTCCAGAAGGATTAAAAGAAGTGGCGAAAACAGCTGTATTAAATAACAATTATATGTATCACAAAGTACAAAAGATTCGTGGTGCAAGTGCTCCATATGTAAAAGGACAGCGCCTTGAGCAAGTTCGCTATAGCTGGGAAGAGATGAAAAATGCAACGGGTATTACGACAGAAGATGTTCAAAGAAGAATGACAGATTTCGGTTTACACTACTGGACGAGTCACCATCCATATATCGTACCCCAGCCGTTCACGCTTGAACCGACTGAGAGCTATTCTAAGACTGACTTAGATGAGTATATAGCAGCCCTTGAACAAATTTCTAAGGAAGCCTATGAAAATCCCAAAGTCATTCAAAACGCTCCGCAAAATAGTACGATTCACAAATTAGATGAACAGGATTTTCTCGATAATCCGAAAAAATGGTGTATTACATGGAGAGCGTATCAGAAGAAGGTGCAGTTACTAGAATTGATTTGA
- a CDS encoding sensor histidine kinase, which produces MNRTFKKIIYKVIRGVQKSLRVQLITTFAFCILLGVIGVWTSSPFFQGINTYSVIDYSSGMRGIDATAERLAEVITREGADVNVQEVFERPEYQGELKVLIVDENGKVIYKTKDAQEEQVNLHSTIRNIMSFKINRSQYEYQKNVIDNEIERERKEFTTFYPLTIQEKNMYMIASGIPEGNIRVVQNDGPFPFLIGFVIFLFSFFYITKRKMRQVEAMAEGVKEIAKGNLQYRIPQKGQDELSLLAVNMNQMAKELFSNIEKERRIEKQKNELITNVSHDLRTPLTSIMGYLRLLQDSKYESKEQHNEYVRIAFSKSEQLKNLIEDLFEYTKLTNEKMVLEKQEVCITELLGQLIEELVPQAEEEGLILVKQFPKERVYAAIDSEKMVRVFENLLMNAIKYSKDDGEIKVSLQRQRRNIQITVANHSEEFTKEELGNLFERFYKKDQSRSRVTEGSGLGLAIAKSIVELQGGEIRAEYEDGIIQFIVSLPIIEEK; this is translated from the coding sequence ATGAATCGAACTTTTAAAAAAATAATATATAAAGTAATAAGGGGAGTACAAAAGAGTTTACGTGTACAACTGATAACTACGTTTGCTTTCTGTATTTTGTTGGGTGTAATAGGAGTGTGGACATCATCTCCGTTTTTTCAAGGAATAAATACATACTCTGTAATTGATTATTCATCTGGTATGCGAGGAATTGATGCAACTGCTGAAAGACTTGCCGAGGTTATTACAAGAGAAGGTGCTGATGTTAACGTCCAAGAAGTTTTTGAACGTCCGGAGTATCAAGGTGAATTAAAAGTGTTAATTGTAGATGAGAATGGAAAAGTTATATATAAGACAAAAGATGCTCAGGAAGAACAAGTTAATCTTCATAGTACTATTCGTAATATAATGAGTTTCAAAATAAATCGCTCTCAATATGAATATCAAAAAAATGTAATAGATAATGAAATCGAAAGAGAGCGTAAAGAATTTACGACTTTTTATCCTTTAACAATTCAAGAGAAAAATATGTATATGATCGCAAGCGGTATACCGGAAGGGAATATTAGAGTAGTACAGAATGATGGGCCGTTTCCATTTTTGATTGGCTTTGTTATTTTTTTATTTTCTTTCTTTTATATAACTAAAAGAAAGATGAGGCAAGTTGAGGCAATGGCGGAAGGTGTAAAAGAAATCGCAAAAGGTAACCTGCAATATAGAATTCCGCAGAAGGGGCAAGATGAATTAAGTTTGCTAGCTGTGAATATGAATCAGATGGCAAAAGAGTTATTTTCCAACATAGAAAAAGAAAGAAGAATAGAGAAGCAAAAGAATGAATTGATTACAAATGTATCTCATGACTTGCGAACGCCACTTACATCTATTATGGGTTATTTGCGTTTATTACAGGATTCAAAATATGAAAGTAAAGAACAGCACAATGAATATGTGAGAATTGCTTTCTCGAAATCTGAGCAGTTAAAGAATTTAATAGAAGATTTATTTGAGTATACAAAGTTAACAAATGAAAAGATGGTATTAGAAAAGCAAGAAGTGTGTATAACCGAACTTCTGGGGCAATTAATAGAAGAGCTAGTACCACAGGCTGAAGAAGAAGGACTTATACTCGTGAAGCAGTTTCCTAAAGAACGTGTGTATGCTGCGATTGATTCAGAGAAGATGGTCCGTGTATTTGAGAATCTATTAATGAATGCTATTAAATATAGTAAAGATGATGGAGAGATTAAGGTTTCCCTTCAAAGACAACGCCGGAATATACAAATTACGGTTGCGAACCATAGTGAAGAGTTTACAAAGGAAGAGTTAGGGAACTTGTTTGAACGCTTCTATAAGAAAGATCAATCTAGAAGTAGAGTAACGGAAGGATCGGGACTCGGATTAGCAATCGCTAAAAGTATTGTTGAATTACAAGGGGGAGAAATTCGAGCAGAATATGAGGATGGAATTATTCAGTTTATCGTTTCACTACCAATTATAGAAGAAAAGTAA
- a CDS encoding sensor histidine kinase, translating into MKNDKVLYLILLQFIIITGLLFIDIVHTLKLILFIILMVITGSLFFTRLHFIQTRKSMATKLKRAINGNLHTRLYTNNDHSLADVIFSINELITELEKVQVEAKRSQKARKQLLSSISHDIRTPLTSIIGYIDALKDGIAASEEEKLEYLEIISNKANSLKQLVDEIFNMAKLDADEFPLKEEQLDFSEITRESLIEFLPELSKHSIELQINIPEEPCIITADSFSLIRVISNLLKNAIHYGHSGKIVGIELLETTNDYQLLIWDKGPGISTDDLENVFERMYQIDQSRNPSHGGSGLGLAIAKALVEKNGGQIWVESIPWKKTTFGFSIPKQTVFKKQLRND; encoded by the coding sequence ATGAAGAATGATAAAGTTCTCTATCTTATTCTATTGCAGTTTATCATCATCACCGGACTTCTATTTATAGATATTGTTCACACATTAAAATTAATTTTATTCATTATCCTTATGGTTATAACAGGAAGTCTTTTCTTTACAAGACTTCATTTTATTCAAACTCGGAAGTCCATGGCTACGAAATTAAAACGCGCCATTAATGGTAATTTACATACACGACTATATACAAATAACGACCATTCACTAGCTGACGTCATTTTTTCTATAAATGAATTAATAACCGAGCTAGAAAAAGTACAAGTTGAGGCCAAAAGGTCTCAAAAGGCTAGGAAGCAACTTCTATCCAGCATCTCACATGATATACGAACACCTCTTACTTCTATTATTGGATATATTGACGCATTAAAAGATGGTATAGCTGCTTCAGAGGAAGAAAAACTGGAGTATCTTGAAATAATCTCAAATAAAGCAAATAGCTTAAAACAATTAGTTGATGAAATATTCAATATGGCAAAGCTTGATGCAGATGAATTTCCATTAAAGGAAGAACAACTTGATTTTTCAGAGATTACTAGAGAATCGCTAATCGAGTTTTTACCTGAACTATCAAAACATAGTATTGAGTTACAAATTAATATTCCAGAAGAACCTTGCATAATTACAGCAGATTCTTTTAGTCTTATTCGAGTTATAAGTAACCTCCTAAAGAATGCTATACATTACGGACACTCTGGAAAAATAGTAGGAATCGAACTTTTAGAAACGACTAACGACTATCAGCTACTCATTTGGGATAAAGGCCCTGGCATTTCAACAGATGATCTAGAGAACGTATTTGAGAGAATGTACCAAATTGATCAATCAAGGAACCCTTCTCATGGCGGGAGCGGTCTAGGGCTTGCTATTGCAAAAGCTCTCGTAGAAAAAAACGGCGGTCAAATATGGGTAGAAAGTATTCCATGGAAAAAAACCACCTTTGGCTTTTCCATCCCAAAACAAACCGTTTTTAAGAAACAGTTAAGAAATGATTAA
- a CDS encoding response regulator transcription factor, protein MEDIRVLIADDEKEIRDLLKKYLERELYTVDIAINGEEALHLFNQNKYNLIILDLMMPKVDGIEVCRRLRNKTNIPILMLTAKDQEVDKILGLSIGADDYITKPFSINEVVARIKALMRRFLVLGSNASVQEKTLLTFKGLTIDVNKYIVNVDGKEISLTGKELELLKFFASNPEQVFTKTQLFRNVWDSNYIEDDNTVMVHIRKLRKKIEVDPSNPKLIQTVWGIGYKFVGEKNEE, encoded by the coding sequence ATGGAAGATATCCGTGTACTTATAGCAGACGATGAAAAAGAAATACGAGATTTATTAAAAAAATATCTAGAACGAGAATTATATACAGTTGATATCGCTATAAATGGTGAAGAAGCTCTTCACTTATTTAATCAAAATAAATATAACCTCATCATACTAGATCTTATGATGCCTAAAGTTGATGGTATCGAAGTATGTAGAAGACTTAGGAATAAAACAAATATCCCCATATTAATGCTCACTGCTAAAGATCAAGAAGTAGATAAAATTTTAGGCTTAAGCATAGGGGCAGACGATTATATTACAAAGCCTTTTAGTATTAATGAAGTGGTTGCTAGAATAAAAGCTCTTATGAGGCGTTTTTTAGTATTAGGGAGTAACGCTAGCGTACAAGAAAAAACACTCTTAACATTCAAAGGACTAACAATTGATGTAAACAAGTACATAGTTAACGTAGATGGCAAAGAAATATCTTTAACTGGAAAAGAACTTGAACTATTAAAGTTCTTCGCCTCAAATCCTGAACAAGTTTTTACAAAGACGCAACTCTTCCGCAATGTTTGGGATAGTAATTATATAGAAGATGATAATACCGTCATGGTACACATTAGAAAACTGAGAAAAAAAATAGAAGTTGATCCTTCAAACCCCAAACTCATTCAAACTGTATGGGGTATTGGTTATAAATTTGTAGGTGAGAAAAATGAAGAATGA